A section of the Thunnus albacares chromosome 6, fThuAlb1.1, whole genome shotgun sequence genome encodes:
- the vtna gene encoding vitronectin a — protein MRLWAALLLALIAETLAADESCMGRCENGFDSKKTCQCDSMCKYYKSCCSDFDVTCGMMTRGDTFVFAEDDDDSEQLDSITATPRHSAHDQSFPVTSRQVKPPVLSRLVKPTPPPISDFAHRATQRPESTLEMTKPPQVLDTTIQRVPHTVPPTPQVVPITTKAPEIDTAAETTTALLTEATTEAPDPDAETCSNRPFDSFMQLKNGSIYAFRGDYFFELDQKTVLPGYPKLIKDVWGIRGPIDAAFTRVNCQGKTYIFKGNKYWRFDNGVLDDDYPRDISVGFDKIPDHVDAAFALPASNHHGKEKVYFFKGDQYYLYEFLHQPSHEECIRLSESSPSILFRRYTDLYYNNYERFFSELFSDLPQHHDKHHFINKDWKGLKSPVDAAMAGRIYVSPWSSVPDRNDQPDQQWGQQQGQQWNQQYGQQWNQQYGQQWNQQWGRRRQSRSPFWGSMAGQGMNMGRDFAERGMEMGLRMAERRMELEERLGRDWSRRWDQDWDQDRRRDGYRQNNRGNYDSRDNRRDDRSFFDLTPRNLPMQSVYFFKGAKYYRVDLSTKRVDHAVPPYPRSIAQYWLGCSDTTGAEKK, from the exons ATGAGGCTGTGGGCCGCCCTGCTGCTCGCTCTGATCGCTGAGACTTTGGCTGCAGATG AGTCCTGTATGGGTCGCTGTGAGAATGGCTTTGACTCCAAGAAGACGTGCCAGTGTGACTCAATGTGCAAGTATTACAAGAGCTGCTGCTCCGACTTTGACGTCACCTGTGGCATGATGA cTCGCGGAGATACATTTGTGTTTGCAGAGGATGACGATGACAGTGAGCAGTTGGACAGTATCACTGCAACCCCTAGACATTCGGCACATGACCAGTCTTTTCCTGTTACCAGTCGTCAGGTCAAGCCCCCTGTTCTGAGTCGTCTGGTTAAGCCCACACCGCCACCCATCTCAGACTTTGCTCACAGAGCAACACAACGTCCAGAAAGCACACTAGAAATGACCAAACCTCCGCAAGTGTTAGATACAACAATTCAAAGAGTCCCCCACACAGTCCCACCCACACCGCAGGTGGTCCCCATCACAACCAAAGCCCCTGAGATTGACACGGCAGCTGAGACGACCACCGCTCTGCTCACAGAGGCCACCACTGAAGCCCCTGACCCGGACGCTGAGACTTGCAGTAACAGGCCTTTTGACTCCTTCATGCAGCTAAAAAATGGCTCCATCTATGCCTTTAGAG GGGACTACTTTTTTGAACTGGACCAGAAGACAGTGCTCCCTGGTTATCCGAAGCTCATAAAAGATGTGTGGGGCATCAGAGGGCCTATTGATGCCGCCTTCACACGTGTCAACTGCCAGGGGAAGACCTATATCTTCAAG GGAAACAAGTACTGGAGGTTTGACAATGGCGTGCTGGATGATGACTATCCTCGAGATATCAGTGTGGGTTTTGACAAGATTCCTGATCATGTGGATGCAGCGTTTGCCCTCCCTGCTTCCAATCACCATGGAAAAGAGAAGGTGTATTTTTTCAAAG GTGATCAGTATTATCTGTATGAGTTTTTGCACCAGCCATCCCATGAGGAGTGTATCAGACTGTCCGAGAGTTCTCCATCCATACTGTTCAGACGCTACACTGACCTATACTACAACAACTATGAGCGTTTTTTCAGTGAGCTCTTCTCTGACT TGCCTCAGCATCACGACAAACACCACTTCATTAACAAGGACTGGAAGGGCCTCAAATCTCCAGTAGACGCTGCCATGGCCGGCAGAATCTACGTCTCACCCTGGAGCTCAGTGCCAGACCGCAACGACCAGCCTGACCAGCAGTGGGGTCAACAACAAGGCCAACAGTGGAACCAGCAGTACGGACAGCAGTGGAACCAGCAGTACGGACAACAGTGGAACCAGCAGTGGGGTCGCAGGAGACAAAGCCGTTCACCCTTCTGGGGCTCCATGGCTGGGCAGGGGATGAACATGGGCCGGGACTTTGCTGAAAGGGGGATGGAAATGGGTCTGAGAAtggcagagaggaggatggaATTGGAGGAGAGGCTTGGACGAGACTGGAGCAGACGGTGGGATCAAGACTGGGATCAGGACAGACGGAGAGACGGTTACCGCCAGAACAACAGAGGCAACTATGACTCCAGAGACAACCGCAGAGATGACAGGTCATTCTTCGATCTGACCCCAAGGAATCTGCCCATGCAGAGTGTCTACTTCTTTAAAGGAG CTAAGTACTACAGAGTGGACCTCAGCACCAAGAGAGTTGACCACGCCGTGCCACCATATCCCAGATCCATCGCCCAGTACTGGCTCGGCTGCTCCGACACCACTGGAGCAGAGAAGAAGTAG
- the sarm1 gene encoding NAD(+) hydrolase SARM1: MLFSLTLFLWRLFRHFSIMFSSDRLTVPDYVSRLQRGKSGSASDPRAVSPGINADVQAVLDTALPALRCAIRRLKTGKETSDSDETRRAIAEIFQLVEEAWVLPTVGRQVAEEICNRIRLDGGLELLLQLQQTPAVEITYESAKLLEQILVSENRDYVARLGLGVVLNLTRQQEDAQLARSVSGILEHMFKHTEETSVHLITNGALDALLFWCRGTDPTVLRHCAVALANCAMYGGHRCQRWMIEKQAAEWLFPLAFSKEDELIRFHACLAVTVLATNREIEKEVVKSGTLELVEPFIASLDPDDFARSLLDSADCMQGKTASDLQHLLPLLDGTRLEGKCIAAFYLCVETSIKSRQRNTKIFQEIGAVQSLKRIVMYSSNGTACSLAKRALRIMGEEVPRRILSCVPNWKTCEVQTWLQQVGFSAYCDRFQELQVDGDLLLNITDEDLKTDLGMHAGLTRKRFLRDLRVLKTYANYSTCDPNNMADWLVEVDPRFRQYTYGLVQSGVDRNNVQHLTDQQLGQDCLIGNGVHRAKILDASRKPLRPCHTDARPAGPDVFISYRRTTGSQLASLLKVHLQVRGFSVFIDVEKLEAGKFEDKLIQSVQRARNFILVLSANALDKCMGDTAMKDWVHKEIVTALAGKKNIVPVTDNFTWPDPMSLPEDMRSILNFNGIKWSHEYQEATIEKILRFLKGNQDLIDGPDGSKGQKVEIERKPFLTDASSCS; this comes from the exons ATGCTCTTCTCTCTGACGCTCTTCCTGTGGAGGCTCTTCCGACATTTCTCCATCATGTTCAGCTCAGACAGACTCACGGTGCCAGATTATGTTAGCCGGCTCCAGAGAGGGAAGAGCGGCTCCGCTTCCGACCCGAGAGCGGTCTCTCCGGGGATCAACGCCGACGTCCAGGCGGTTTTGGATACCGCACTCCCCGCCCTCCGCTGCGCCATCAGGAGGCTGAAGACAGGCAAGGAAACCTCTGATTCAGATGAGACCCGCAGAGCCATAGCGGAGATTTTCCAGCTGGTGGAGGAGGCCTGGGTTTTACCCACTGTAGGGCGTCAGGTGGCCGAAGAGATCTGCAACAGGATCCGGCTGGATGGAGGCCTGGAGCTGCTGCTACAGCTCCAGCAGACACCTGCTGTAGAGATCACCTATGAGTCTGCAAAACTGCTGGAGCAGATACTGGTCTCAGAGAAcag GGATTATGTAGCACGTCTGGGGTTGGGGGTCGTCCTCAACCTGACCCGACAGCAGGAAGACGCTCAGCTGGCTCGCAGTGTTTCAGGGATCCTGGAGCACATGTTCAAACACACTGAGGAGACATCCGTCCACCTCATTACTAACGGTGCCCTGGACGCCCTCCTCTTCTGGTGTCGGGGCACAGACCCCACTGTGCTGCGCCACTGTGCTGTGGCCCTGGCTAACTGTGCCATGTACGGAGGCCACCGCTGCCAGCGATGGATGATCGAGAAACAGGCAGCTGAATGGCTTTTTCCGCTGGCTTTCTCCAAAGAGGACGAACTCATTCGCTTCCATGCATGCCTGGCTGTGACTGTGTTAGCTACAAACAGAGAGATCGAGAAAGAGGTGGTAAAATCTGGAACCTTGGAGCTGGTGGAGCCGTTCATTGCATCTTTGGACCCAGACGACTTTGCCCGCAGTTTGTTGGACAGTGCAGACTGCATGCAGGGGAAGACGGCATCTGATCTGCAGCATCTCTTGCCTTTGCTGGATGGCACAAGACTGGAGGGGAAATGCATTGCAGCCTTTTACCTTTGTGTTGAGACCAGCATCAAGTCCCGTCAGCGTAACACCAAG ATTTTTCAGGAGATTGGAGCAGTGCAGAGCCTAAAAAGAATTGTCATGTACTCCAGTAATGGCACAGCCTGCTCCCTCGCCAAGCGGGCACTGAGAATAATGGGAGAGGAAGTGCCGAGACGCATCCTGTCATGTGTGCCCAACTGGAAAACCTGTGAAGTGCAGACCTGGCTGCAGCAGGTTGGCTTCAGTGCCTATTGTGATCGTTTCCAG GAGCTGCAGGTGGATGGAGACCTCCTGCTGAACATCACAGATGAAGATCTGAAGACTGACCTGGGCATGCATGCTGGTCTCACCCGCAAGAG GTTCCTGAGAGACCTACGTGTGTTGAAGACTTACGCTAACTACTCCACATGTGACCCAAACAATATGGCTGACTGGTTAGTCGAGGTGGACCCTCGTTTCCGCCAGTACACCTATGGCCTGGTCCAGTCAGGAGTGGATCGCAACAACGTCCAGCACCTGACCGATCAGCAGCTCGGGCAGGATTGCCTCATAGGCAACGGAGTCCACAGGGCCAAGATCCTGGATGCTAGTCGTAAGCCCCTAAGACCCTGCCACACGGATGCACGGCCTGCAGGGCCGGACGTGTTCATCAGCTACCGTCGGACTACTGGCTCGCAGCTGGCCAG TCTTCTGAAGGTGCACCTACAGGTTCGGGGATTCAGTGTCTTCATCGATGTGGAGAAGCTGGAAGCGGGCAAATTCGAGGACAAACTGATTCAGAGCGTCCAGCGGGCACGCAACTTCATCCTGGTCCTGTCTGCGAATGCGCTCGACAAGTGCATGGGTGACACTGCAATGAAGGACTGGGTGCACAAG GAGATCGTCACAGCCTTGGCTGGTAAGAAGAACATAGTTCCTGTCACAGATAATTTCACATGGCCCGACCCCATGTCTCTGCCGGAGGACATGAGATCAATTCTCAATTTCAACGGTATCAA ATGGTCCCATGAATATCAGGAGGCCACGATCGAGAAGATCTTACGCTTTCTGAAAGGAAACCAAGACCTAATCGACGGCCCGGACGGCTCCAAAGGGCAGAAA gTTGAAATAGAAAGGAAACCTTTCCTCACAGATGCATCGAGCTGTTCATGA
- the slc46a1 gene encoding proton-coupled folate transporter translates to MDEPDTAAILPGDVLNAAASTDDEVLPSEEVHVRTTRSLRPPFSCPLPLSVEPVLFLSMFSLALQAPLSTQYLWDRISEDLGYNGSKRSECSNSSVLPDPLQKEVETLTAHWNLYISLGGFSVGLLVVPLLGSWSDLAGRRLVLIFPNLGLALQAVVYLVVMYLKLPVAYFLLGRLLSGLSGDFNAILAGCFAYVADTSDRQSRTFRVAILEACLGLSGMLASIIGGQWRRAQGYINPFWLVLATNLASALYAYLFVSESVLPDPSTKLLTTRHYKAIWHLFSTGGSTNEAGGGFHRCKLWLYTLCFFLVVTVHSGSRELYVLYELSSPLCWGPTLIGYGSAAQHLAYLSSLLGLKIMQRCLEDSWVAIVGLVSNITGLVVFSVADTTQLMFTGYGMCFLFMAATPVLRSKLSKLVGLSEQGALFACVACVESLCFLVGSSVFNSLYPATLHFMKGFPFLFAAIILFIPAGIIGTLQCLDQRREHRDSTAS, encoded by the exons ATGGACGAGCCGGACACCGCAGCCATCCTTCCCGGCGATGTTCTCAACGCCGCCGCATCGACGGACGACGAAGTGTTGCCGAGTGAGGAGGTCCATGTACGGACCACCCGCTCCCTGCGACCGCCGTTTTCATGTCCGCTGCCACTTTCTGTGGAGCCGGTGTTGTTCCTGTCCATGTTTTCTCTTGCCCTACAGGCACCTCTGTCCACACAGTACCTGTGGGACCGCATCAGTGAAGACCTCGGCTACAACGGCTCCAAGAGGTCTGAGTGCAGCAACAGCTCCGTCCTCCCCGACCCTCTGCAGAAG GAGGTGGAAACGTTGACAGCTCACTGGAACCTGTACATCAGTTTGGGTGGCTTTTCTGTAGGCCTGTTAGTGGTTCCTCTCCTGGGCTCATGGAGTGACCTTGCAGGTCGTAGGCTAGTCCTCATCTTCCCCAACCTAGGCCTGGCCTTGCAGGCGGTGGTTTATCTAGTGGTGATGTATCTAAAGCTGCCTGTGGCCTACTTCCTGTTGGGCAGACTGCTTAGTGGCCTCTCGGGTGATTTCAACGCCATCCTGGCAGGCTGCTTTGCATACGTGGCTGATACCAGTGACAGGCAGTCCCGCACCTTCAGAGTGGCAATCCTGGAGGCTTGTTTAGGCCTTTCTGGGATGCTGGCTAGCATCATTGGAGGACAGTGGCGTCGGGCACAAGG GTACATCAACCCATTCTGGCTGGTCCTGGCCACCAACCTGGCTTCAGCTCTGTACGCCTACCTGTTTGTTAGTGAGTCTGTCCTGCCAGACCCAAGCACCAAGCTCCTCACCACTCGCCACTACAAAGCCATCTGGCACCTCTTCTCAACAGGAGGCAGCACCAACGAGGCTGGTGGAGGATTCCACCGATGCAAGTTGTGGCTTTACACGCTGTGCTTCTTTCTGGTGGTGACCGTACACTCCGGCAGCCGGGAGCTGTACGTGTTGTATGAGCTGAGCTCACCGCTGTGCTGGGGACCGACCCTCATTGGCTATGGGTCAGCAGCTCAGCACCTGGCCTACCTGAGCAGTCTGCTGGGGCTGAAGATCATGCAGCGCTGCCTGGAGGACTCCTGGGTGGCTATTGTGGGTCTGGTCTCTAATATCACTGGGCTGGTGGTCTTCTCTGTAGCTGACACCACTCAGCTCATGTTCACAG GTTATGGTATGTGTTTCCTCTTCATGGCTGCGACACCTGTGCTCAGATCAAAGCTGTCCAAGTTGGTGGGCCTGTCAGAACAAG GTGCCCTGTTTGCCTGTGTTGCCTGTGTGGAGAGCTTGTGTTTCCTGGTGGGTAGCAGCGTCTTCAACTCCCTTTACCCAGCCACACTGCACTTTATGAAGGGCTTCCCCTTCCTTTTTGCTGccatcatcctcttcatccctgCCGGAATAATTGG GACCTTGCAATGTTTGGACCAGAGGAGAGAGCACAGAGACTCCACAGCTTCCTGA
- the LOC122983906 gene encoding solute carrier family 13 member 2-like, which produces MAGFLTWLWRYRNYIVIVLTPLLLLPLPLIIPTSEAKCGFVIILMALYWCTECIPLAVTALLPVILFPMMGIMESGEVCIQYLKDSNMLFIGGLLVAIAVEQWNLHRRIALQVLLIVGVKPSLLMIGFMSTTAFLSMWISNTASTAMMLPIANAVLQQLCDNEANAEERDRDLAAAKDGLENQGFEMGDTKENMELKTKDSSINMGVSFPPEVCNRSLEVEQRRLKREQKYVKLSKGMSLSVCYAASIGGTATLTGTTPNVILKGQIDELFPDNGGVINFASFFGFAFPNMVLMLALSWLWLQFVFLGFNLRKSFGCGTNKADDKEAYQVIKDEYKKLGRMSFAESCVLVIFTLLVLLWFTREPGFIPGWATVLFNKDKPYVTDGTVAILMSTLFFCIPSNFPRCCRKSEDGAPAEAPSPLLSWDIVHEKMPWNILLLLGGGFALAHGSEKSGLSMWLGETLIPLQSIPPFAISILLCLLVAMFTECSSNTATTTLFLPILASMATAIKIHPLYIMFPCTISASLAFMLPVATPPNAIAFSYGNLKVMDMAKTGFILNFVGVITINIAINTWGVAMFQLNTFPSWANVTKTP; this is translated from the exons ATGGCTGGATTTCTTACATGGCTGTGGAGGTATAGGAATTACATTGTGATAGTTCTGACACCTCTTTTACTTCTGCCACTGCCCCTGATCATCCCGACCTCG GAGGCAAAATGTGGCTTTGTGATAATCCTGATGGCGCTGTACTGGTGTACAGAGTGCATCCCTCTGGCTGTGACTGCCCTGCTGCCTGTAATTCTTTTCCCCATGATGGGCATCATGGAATCAGGCGAG GTTTGTATCCAGTACTTGAAAGACTCCAACATGCTTTTTATTGGTGGGCTGCTGGTGGCCATCGCTGTGGAGCAGTGGAACCTGCACAGGAGAATTGCCCTTCAAGTTCTGCTTATTGTCGGTGTGAAGCCATCTCT CCTGATGATAGGTTTCATGAGCACCACAGCCTTTTTGTCCATGTGGATCAGTAACACGGCCTCCACAGCCATGATGCTGCCCATCGCCAACgctgtgctgcagcagctgtgtgaCAACGAGGCCAATGCTGAAGAGAGGGATCGCGACCTGGCTGCTGCAAAGGATGGCCTGGAAAACCAGGGCTTTGAGATGGGTGACACCAAAGAAAACATGGAGCTCAAAACAAAGGACAGCAGCATCAACATGGGTGT CTCTTTCCCTCCAGAGGTTTGCAACAGGAGCCTGGAGGTGGAGCAGCGCAGACTTAAGAGGGAGCAGAAGTATGTGAAGCTGTCGAAAGGCATGAGCCTGAGTGTTTGTTACGCTGCCAGTATCGGAGGAACAGCCACCCTTACTGGAACCACACCCAATGTCATCCTGAAGGGCCAGATTGATGA ACTCTTTCCAGATAATGGTGGCGTAATCAACTTTGCAAGCTTTTTTGGCTTCGCATTCCCCAACATGGTGCTAATGCTGGCTTTGTCTTGGTTGtggctgcagtttgtgtttttgggCTTCAA CTTGAGAAAGTCCTTCGGATGTGGCACAAACAAAGCTGATGACAAGGAGGCATACCAGGTAATCAAAGATGAGTACAAAAAGTTGGGCAGGATGAGCTTCGCTGAGAGCTGTGTGCTGGTTATTTTCACGTTGCTGGTTCTTCTGTGGTTTACCAGGGAGCCTGGGTTCATACCCGGCTGGGCCACTGTGCTCTTCAACAAAGACAAACC GTACGTCACAGATGGCACTGTGGCCATATTAATGTCAACGCTCTTCTTCTGCATCCCTTCCAATTTTCCCAGATGCTGCAGGAAGTCTGAGGATG GGGCCCCTGCTGAAGCCCCTTCCCCCCTGCTTAGTTGGGATATTGTCCATGAAAAGATGCCTTGGAACATCCTTTTGCTCCTGGGAGGAGGCTTTGCATTGGCCCACGGAAGTGAG AAATCTGGACTTTCTATGTGGCTGGGAGAAACTCTCATACCACTGCAGAGCATCCCTCCGTTTGCCATCTCCATCCTGCTGTGTCTGCTGGTGGCCATGTTCACCGAATGTTCCAGCAACACCGCCACCACCACTCTCTTTCTGCCAATATTGGCCTCCATG GCCACCGCCATCAAGATACACCCACTGTACATCATGTTTCCCTGCACCATCTCTGCCTCGCTGGCTTTCATGCTGCCTGTGGCCACTCCGCCCAATGCCATTGCCTTCTCCTATGGCAACCTTAAAGTCATGGACATG GCCAAGACTGGATTCATTTTGAACTTTGTTGGAGTCATAACCATCAACATTGCCATTAACACGTGGGGAGTTGCCATGTTCCAGCTGAATACCTTTCCCAGTTGGGCTAATGTCACCAAAACTCCTTGA